A single Bifidobacterium scardovii JCM 12489 = DSM 13734 DNA region contains:
- a CDS encoding SpaH/EbpB family LPXTG-anchored major pilin — MRKLFAGVVAAATMLGGLALGASTANADETTDATVTVKSAQPGHTYTAYKFATFANPVASDTEGTLASVNVNVADASWNTAIKTALDKDASTTPSAGDAALYANNFAAYVATFDAAKLRTFANNFALPTPAPTAAGSVTNDGTEAADKAISTGLTEGWYFVFDTLNGKAAGPLGVVATQITDSAASKTYTKFTLDEDATTGQTPVQDALGEMVAKAQVPDQPKKEVSGDTEGTAKVGQELTYKVTAAAPKNLASYESYDFTFTDVPDTGLTLAAGTASTLTVNGLKLSEFVAPATATASDNLTAGFDGNGATAFTVTLNKAAIEQALAKDSKKLVLSYTATVNESAVDKVTNKATVTTNSGTSGEGTTTTYVGDFNFKKIGVDGDKDGLAGAEFEVYATDASGKETGAALKFTGSNGVYVLAKDQTTGTSTLTSSNGTDNKGTVKVNGLAKGTYVVKETKAPTGYAQNFKVTFKVTIDAKGNATFAKDALGQVQGTADGSSVLNVKTLSQLPLTGAAGTALFTVIGLLLAGAAATVALKSRETKRALRA, encoded by the coding sequence ATGAGGAAACTTTTCGCAGGCGTCGTCGCTGCGGCGACGATGCTGGGTGGTCTGGCCCTCGGCGCCTCCACCGCCAACGCGGATGAGACTACGGATGCGACCGTCACGGTCAAGTCCGCTCAGCCGGGTCACACGTACACCGCGTACAAGTTCGCGACGTTCGCCAACCCTGTCGCGAGCGACACGGAGGGCACGCTTGCCAGCGTCAATGTGAATGTCGCTGACGCGTCGTGGAACACCGCGATCAAGACTGCACTGGACAAGGATGCATCGACGACGCCGTCCGCCGGGGATGCGGCCCTGTACGCGAACAACTTCGCCGCTTACGTGGCGACGTTCGATGCCGCCAAGCTGCGCACGTTCGCGAACAACTTCGCGCTGCCGACTCCCGCTCCGACCGCTGCGGGTTCCGTGACGAATGACGGCACGGAGGCTGCGGACAAGGCCATTTCCACTGGTCTGACCGAGGGCTGGTATTTCGTCTTCGATACGCTTAACGGCAAGGCGGCTGGCCCGCTCGGCGTGGTCGCCACGCAGATCACCGATTCGGCGGCTTCCAAGACCTATACGAAGTTCACTCTGGACGAAGACGCCACCACGGGTCAGACCCCGGTTCAGGATGCCCTTGGCGAGATGGTCGCCAAGGCCCAGGTCCCGGACCAGCCCAAGAAGGAAGTCTCCGGTGACACTGAGGGCACCGCGAAGGTCGGTCAGGAGCTGACCTACAAGGTCACCGCCGCCGCGCCGAAGAACCTTGCCTCGTATGAGTCGTACGACTTCACTTTCACCGATGTTCCGGACACTGGCCTGACCCTCGCCGCGGGCACAGCGAGCACGCTGACCGTCAACGGCTTGAAGCTCTCCGAGTTCGTTGCGCCGGCTACGGCTACGGCCAGCGACAACCTGACCGCCGGGTTCGACGGCAACGGCGCCACTGCGTTCACCGTGACGCTGAACAAGGCCGCCATCGAGCAGGCCCTTGCGAAGGACTCGAAGAAACTGGTGCTGTCCTACACGGCGACCGTCAACGAGTCCGCGGTGGACAAGGTCACCAACAAGGCGACCGTGACCACCAACTCCGGTACCTCCGGTGAAGGCACGACGACCACGTACGTCGGCGACTTCAACTTCAAGAAGATCGGTGTCGACGGCGACAAGGACGGTCTGGCCGGCGCCGAGTTCGAAGTGTACGCCACGGACGCCAGCGGCAAGGAGACCGGTGCTGCGCTTAAGTTCACGGGCAGCAACGGCGTGTACGTGCTGGCTAAGGACCAGACGACCGGTACTTCGACCCTGACCTCCTCCAACGGAACCGATAACAAGGGTACCGTCAAGGTGAACGGTCTTGCCAAGGGCACGTACGTGGTCAAGGAGACCAAGGCGCCGACCGGTTACGCCCAGAACTTCAAGGTCACCTTCAAGGTCACCATTGATGCGAAGGGTAACGCCACGTTTGCGAAGGATGCCCTCGGCCAGGTGCAGGGTACTGCGGATGGTTCCAGCGTGCTGAACGTGAAGACTCTCTCCCAGCTGCCGCTGACCGGTGCCGCCGGCACCGCGCTGTTCACGGTGATCGGCCTGCTGCTGGCCGGTGCCGCCGCGACCGTGGCGCTCAAGTCCCGCGAGACCAAGCGCGCCCTGCGTGCCTGA
- a CDS encoding deoxyguanosinetriphosphate triphosphohydrolase — MGHIQADRIGVGTTPSGRERIPAGEAYGAFDEERWAPEPPKSKSRTAFERDRARLIHSSALRRLGAKSQVLVAGTDDFARTRLTHTLEVAQIGRQIGALLGCDPDIVDCACLAHDLGHPPFGHNGEHALAAIAEHIGGFEGNAQTLRLLTRLEPKVFHADGRSAGVNLTRASLDAAVKYPWTLAEADAHPKGERSKKFCVYPDDEDVFRWLKIGAPEAAKPMECQVMDLSDDIAYSVHDVEDAIATGAFNPLALADPRIIDRIVEEARAWYGPQWDGDKLVAAFERLQRLHMFPAHFNGSRAALAQLKNITSDLIGRFAWSVETATRDTYGDGPLVRYSANVVIPEETSYEIVALKGIAVYFVMAPREREPFHQKEQKIVEDLIDVFMADSPRASDALESVFLADWNEATNDDERLRVAVDQVASLTDSSALAMHSILC, encoded by the coding sequence ATGGGGCATATACAGGCTGATCGCATTGGCGTCGGAACCACGCCCTCCGGGCGCGAGCGTATCCCGGCCGGCGAGGCGTATGGTGCGTTCGATGAGGAGCGCTGGGCACCCGAACCGCCCAAATCGAAGTCGCGTACGGCGTTCGAGCGTGATCGCGCGCGGCTGATCCATTCATCCGCACTGCGCCGGCTCGGCGCCAAAAGTCAGGTGCTGGTCGCCGGAACCGATGATTTCGCACGCACCCGGCTCACCCATACGCTGGAGGTTGCCCAGATCGGCCGGCAGATCGGCGCGCTGCTCGGCTGCGATCCCGATATCGTCGACTGCGCGTGCCTAGCCCACGATCTGGGGCATCCGCCATTCGGACACAACGGCGAGCACGCGTTGGCCGCCATCGCCGAACATATCGGCGGATTCGAGGGCAATGCGCAGACCCTGCGCCTGCTGACGCGCCTCGAGCCGAAGGTGTTCCATGCCGATGGCCGGTCGGCCGGCGTGAACCTGACCCGTGCCTCGCTCGACGCGGCGGTCAAGTATCCGTGGACGCTCGCCGAGGCCGACGCGCATCCCAAGGGGGAGCGGTCCAAGAAATTCTGCGTGTACCCGGACGACGAGGACGTGTTTCGCTGGCTGAAAATCGGCGCGCCCGAGGCCGCCAAGCCGATGGAATGCCAGGTGATGGACCTGTCCGACGACATCGCCTACAGCGTGCACGACGTGGAGGACGCGATCGCCACGGGCGCGTTCAATCCGCTGGCGCTCGCCGATCCGCGCATCATCGATCGCATCGTCGAGGAGGCCCGTGCATGGTACGGGCCGCAATGGGACGGCGACAAGCTGGTCGCCGCGTTCGAGCGGCTGCAGCGGCTGCATATGTTCCCCGCCCATTTCAACGGGTCGAGGGCGGCGCTTGCCCAGCTCAAGAACATCACCTCCGACCTGATCGGCCGGTTCGCGTGGTCAGTGGAGACCGCCACGCGCGACACGTACGGCGATGGCCCGCTCGTGCGGTATTCCGCCAACGTGGTCATCCCCGAGGAGACCAGTTACGAGATCGTCGCGCTCAAGGGCATCGCCGTGTATTTCGTCATGGCCCCGCGCGAGCGTGAGCCGTTCCACCAGAAAGAGCAGAAGATCGTCGAGGATCTGATCGACGTGTTCATGGCCGACAGCCCGCGGGCGTCGGACGCGCTGGAAAGCGTGTTCCTCGCCGACTGGAACGAGGCCACCAACGACGACGAGCGACTGCGCGTGGCCGTCGATCAGGTCGCCTCGCTCACCGACAGTTCGGCGCTGGCCATGCACTCCATCCTGTGCTGA
- a CDS encoding nucleoside hydrolase — translation MTAHSAHSPGERPTPKAGTASRAEDNRRRPVIVDTDPGIDDVAALVPLLFDDTVDVKLIATVSGNVDVRRTTANTLGLLEFLGLDIPVVKGSEAPLRRPAVYAPQVHGESGIGGVALPAPDPSRLVNGDVVEAYRDVLERSAEPVDVIAIGPLTNLGTLFGAYPQAAERIGRITLMGGSFGPKYSWACDFNIAVDPEAARIVFGAGVPIDMIGAEIGRKTVLDADDLAALAGSGPVGGLIARMLESYHDDAATAKPGVQLYDPATVLFYLQPELYVAAEARVDIVPQPYPSLHTITEVRFMDVPVSERTVRVPIDVDVYRFRDAYLERVARVDRILAARR, via the coding sequence ATGACAGCGCATTCCGCACACTCACCGGGGGAACGACCGACACCCAAGGCGGGCACGGCGAGCCGGGCGGAGGACAACCGCCGCCGGCCGGTCATCGTGGACACCGATCCGGGCATCGACGATGTGGCCGCGTTGGTGCCGCTGCTGTTCGACGACACGGTCGACGTGAAGCTGATCGCCACGGTCAGCGGCAACGTCGATGTGAGGCGGACCACCGCCAATACCTTGGGACTGCTGGAATTCCTGGGACTCGACATACCGGTTGTCAAGGGAAGCGAAGCCCCGCTGCGGCGCCCGGCCGTCTATGCGCCGCAGGTGCACGGCGAGTCGGGCATCGGCGGGGTCGCACTGCCGGCGCCCGATCCGTCGCGATTGGTGAACGGCGACGTGGTCGAGGCCTACCGCGACGTGCTTGAACGGTCCGCGGAACCGGTCGACGTCATCGCGATCGGGCCGTTGACCAATCTTGGGACACTGTTCGGCGCATATCCGCAAGCGGCGGAGCGCATCGGGCGCATCACGCTGATGGGCGGCAGCTTCGGCCCGAAATATAGCTGGGCGTGCGATTTCAACATCGCGGTCGACCCCGAGGCCGCGCGCATCGTGTTCGGCGCGGGAGTGCCGATCGACATGATCGGCGCGGAGATCGGGCGGAAAACCGTGCTTGACGCCGACGATCTGGCCGCGCTGGCCGGTTCCGGCCCGGTCGGCGGCCTGATCGCGCGCATGCTCGAGTCGTATCACGACGACGCGGCCACGGCCAAGCCCGGCGTCCAGCTGTACGATCCGGCGACCGTGCTGTTCTATCTGCAGCCGGAACTGTATGTGGCCGCCGAAGCGCGGGTGGACATCGTCCCGCAGCCGTATCCGTCACTGCACACGATCACCGAGGTGCGGTTCATGGACGTGCCGGTCAGCGAGCGCACGGTGCGGGTGCCGATCGACGTCGACGTCTACCGGTTCCGCGACGCCTATCTGGAGCGCGTCGCGCGCGTAGACAGGATCCTTGCCGCACGGCGCTAG
- the dnaG gene encoding DNA primase has protein sequence MAGMILKEDVEKVRAAADLYDIVSASVTLKASGTGTFVGLCPFHDEKSPSFNVRPALGVWHCFGCGLGGDVFGFVEQQENIDFREAVELLADKYHIELHYESGAKTTERTGSKRTRLLDANEEAQRFFTAQLMTKDALAAHKLLDGRNFSQADCERFGCGYAPQGWDNLVRHLASKGFTQQEMLDAGLARQGQRGIYDYFRGRVTWPIRDSTGRTLGFGARKLFEDDAINAKYINTPDTQLYRKTQVLYGIDLAKSAIVKKRQVVIVEGYTDVMAMHLAGVDTAIATCGTAFGAEHAKIVRRLIADDSLGAVQLVGPLKVDGQSLSSRIVFTFDGDAAGQKAALHAFGLDSAFLSQTFVAVADDNLDPCDLRIERGNEAVRSLVEHARPLYDFVIDTAINRFDTTYTTGQMGAVKAVAPLIAQIRDRSQRDLYARKATRRIGVDLDIMQREVRMAHQQLHVRDEDAYAPKRRFGGGAGIGAGAGMGAGETGRAMPGQNPYENPVVRKALERRGASEQTYYRIDDAVFICEQQFMATLIQVPRAINRDMFASLSLSNFMTPVFRSLFQAIVAAGGLPDAGTPQGLWMHNLAKAGGPLLEPVVNELAVMPLPLPPSDADMRDGGDPAAGAAGAGTGGAAVQLRPATPAEQQYAAELLARLLDMGFMRRIGAAKRKMAAMPDGAEKIALLGQITDMEAARKDLQSEIFGNNVG, from the coding sequence ATGGCCGGGATGATTCTGAAGGAAGACGTGGAGAAGGTGCGCGCGGCAGCGGACCTGTACGACATCGTGTCCGCAAGCGTGACGCTCAAAGCGTCGGGCACGGGCACCTTCGTCGGGCTGTGCCCGTTCCATGACGAGAAATCCCCGAGCTTCAACGTGCGCCCGGCGTTGGGCGTATGGCACTGCTTCGGATGCGGGCTGGGCGGCGACGTCTTCGGATTCGTCGAGCAGCAGGAGAACATCGACTTCCGCGAGGCGGTGGAGCTGCTCGCCGACAAGTACCACATCGAACTGCACTACGAATCGGGCGCGAAAACCACCGAGCGCACCGGCTCGAAGCGCACCCGCCTGCTCGATGCGAACGAGGAGGCGCAGCGCTTCTTCACCGCGCAGCTCATGACCAAGGACGCGCTCGCCGCCCACAAGCTGCTCGACGGCCGCAACTTCTCGCAGGCCGACTGCGAGCGCTTCGGCTGCGGCTATGCGCCGCAGGGGTGGGACAACCTCGTGCGGCACCTGGCGTCGAAGGGCTTCACGCAGCAGGAGATGCTCGATGCCGGACTGGCCCGGCAGGGCCAGCGCGGCATCTACGACTACTTCCGCGGCCGCGTCACCTGGCCGATCCGCGATTCGACAGGCCGCACGCTCGGCTTCGGCGCGCGCAAGCTGTTTGAGGACGACGCCATCAACGCGAAATACATCAACACGCCCGACACCCAGCTCTACCGCAAGACGCAGGTGCTCTACGGCATCGATCTGGCCAAATCGGCGATCGTGAAGAAGCGCCAGGTCGTGATCGTCGAGGGGTACACCGACGTGATGGCCATGCATCTGGCAGGCGTGGACACGGCGATCGCCACCTGCGGCACCGCGTTCGGCGCCGAGCACGCGAAGATCGTGCGCCGTCTCATCGCCGACGATTCGCTCGGCGCCGTGCAGCTGGTCGGCCCGCTCAAGGTCGACGGCCAGTCGCTGAGCTCGCGCATCGTGTTCACCTTCGACGGCGACGCGGCCGGCCAGAAGGCCGCGCTGCACGCCTTCGGACTGGATTCCGCATTCCTGTCGCAGACCTTCGTGGCGGTGGCCGACGACAATCTCGACCCGTGCGACCTGCGTATCGAACGCGGCAACGAGGCGGTGCGCTCGCTGGTGGAGCATGCGCGGCCGCTGTACGATTTCGTGATCGACACCGCGATCAACCGCTTCGACACCACCTACACGACCGGCCAGATGGGTGCGGTGAAGGCCGTGGCCCCGCTGATCGCGCAGATCCGCGACCGCTCGCAGCGGGATCTGTACGCGCGCAAGGCGACGCGGCGCATCGGCGTGGATCTGGACATCATGCAGCGCGAGGTGCGCATGGCCCACCAGCAGCTGCATGTGCGCGACGAGGACGCCTATGCGCCGAAGCGCCGGTTCGGCGGCGGCGCGGGCATCGGCGCCGGAGCCGGCATGGGCGCCGGGGAGACCGGGCGCGCGATGCCTGGGCAGAACCCGTACGAGAATCCCGTCGTGCGCAAGGCGCTGGAGCGCCGCGGCGCCAGCGAGCAGACGTACTATCGGATCGACGACGCGGTGTTCATCTGCGAGCAGCAATTCATGGCCACGCTGATTCAGGTGCCCCGGGCGATCAACCGTGACATGTTCGCCTCGCTGTCGCTGTCGAACTTCATGACGCCGGTGTTCCGGTCCCTGTTCCAAGCCATCGTGGCGGCTGGCGGGCTGCCCGACGCCGGCACCCCGCAGGGATTGTGGATGCACAATCTGGCCAAGGCCGGCGGTCCGCTGCTCGAACCGGTGGTCAACGAGCTGGCGGTGATGCCGCTGCCGTTGCCGCCCAGCGACGCCGACATGCGCGACGGGGGAGACCCCGCGGCCGGTGCCGCAGGCGCTGGCACGGGCGGGGCGGCCGTGCAGCTGCGTCCGGCCACGCCGGCCGAACAGCAGTATGCCGCGGAATTGCTGGCCCGTCTGCTCGATATGGGTTTCATGCGCCGGATCGGCGCTGCCAAGCGCAAGATGGCGGCCATGCCTGACGGAGCGGAGAAGATCGCGCTGCTCGGCCAGATCACCGACATGGAGGCGGCCCGCAAGGACCTGCAATCCGAGATCTTCGGCAACAACGTCGGCTGA